The following proteins are encoded in a genomic region of Oreochromis aureus strain Israel breed Guangdong linkage group 8, ZZ_aureus, whole genome shotgun sequence:
- the hs3st3l gene encoding heparan sulfate (glucosamine) 3-O-sulfotransferase 3-like, whose protein sequence is MATFYHHHHSNHHHHHHPPNTDLRRLFHRLTIASSLSILCFSLVYFLTGCCESELTENSEIKSPTSEFLVSGSGWPYERNGTSFAKESVTAAGEGALGSEHPELEANSSGKEWTATRRLPQALIIGVKKGGTRALLEFLRLHPDIRALGSEPHFFDRHYARGLDWYRSIMPKALDGQIVMEKTPRYFVTVETPARVHAMSKDVKLIVVVRDPVTRAISDYTQIISKTPNIPAFESLAFKNQTTGQIDSLWSPLWIGLYAQHMERWLAWFPRNQIHLVSGERLISDPAGELGKVQDFLGLQRIVTDKHFYFNKTKGFPCLKKPEGSSKPHCLGKTKGRTHASINPEVIQRLRDFYKPHNQRFYQMAGQDFGWQ, encoded by the exons ATGGCAACTTtttaccaccaccaccactccaaccatcatcatcaccaccaccctcCGAACACGGACCTGCGGCGGCTTTTCCACCGGCTCACCATCGCGTCCTCGCTGAGCATCCTCTGCTTTTCATTGGTCTACTTTCTTACTGGATGCTGCGAGTCGGAACTGACAGAAAACTCTGAAATAAAGTCGCCCACGAGCGAATTCCTCGTGTCGGGGTCAGGATGGCCGTACGAGAGAAACGGAACCAGTTTTGCCAAAGAGAGTGTCACCGCAGCTGGAGAAGGCGCACTCGGCAGCGAGCATCCCGAGCTGGAGGCGAACAGCTCCGGGAAAGAGTGGACAGCCACTCGGAGGTTACCCCAGGCGCTGATCATAGGGGTTAAAAAAGGAGGCACCCGAGCACTGCTGGAGTTTCTGCGGCTCCATCCAGACATCCGCGCCCTGGGGTCTGAGCCGCACTTCTTCGACCGGCATTACGCGCGGGGATTGGACTGGTACAG AAGTATAATGCCTAAAGCCCTGGATGGCCAGATTGTTATGGAGAAGACGCCTCGTTACTTTGTTACCGTGGAAACACCAGCACGAGTCCATGCCATGTCTAAAGATGTGAAGCTGATCGTGGTCGTCCGTGACCCTGTGACCCGAGCCATATCTGACTACACACAGATCATCTCCAAGACCCCAAACATCCCCGCCTTTGAGAGTCTAGCCTTCAAGAACCAAACCACAG GTCAGATCGACTCTCTGTGGAGCCCGCTGTGGATCGGCCTGTATGCCCAACACATGGAGCGTTGGCTGGCCTGGTTCCCCAGAAATCAGATCCATCTGGTCAGCGGGGAAAGGCTCATCTCAGACCCAGCCGGGGAACTGGGCAAAGTCCAGGACTTTCTGGGCCTCCAGAGGATTGTCACAGACAAGCACTTCTACTTCAACAAAACTAAAGGCTTCCCCTGCCTCAAGAAGCCGGAGGGAAGTAGTAAACCACACTGCCTGGGCAAGACAAAAGGGAGGACGCATGCCTCCATCAACCCAGAGGTGATTCAGAGACTGAGGGATTTCTACAAGCCTCACAACCAGCGCTTCTATCAGATGGCAGGACAGGACTTTGGATGGCAGTGA